From the genome of Nitrospirota bacterium, one region includes:
- a CDS encoding tetratricopeptide repeat protein has translation MNTSVNVRISQKRTLLSVLVILLVAGGIYANSLSNGFVLDDELIIAGNPATRHLSGIGDVLFSPDVIKPYYRPLNRASYLIDYQLFGLNPAWFHAINIIIHALSAVLLYLVASRLLADNYAALFAALLFAVHPANSEAINFISARNTLLAGCFSLASLLAFMKAREKGVRLPFLSAFLFFLGLLSKETAFMLLVVIAVYTFSPSPWFVGKKLRDRLISLVPYLAAVVVYFAMRFYSLQGMFGTDITGGNLFSRLAMNYHIIPQYIGLLLFPIDLTIFHTALKGGFATHLAIWIALFIAVWLWLVARRRNQAALFGLVWCVVNYAPISNIVPIPSEAFTERFLYMPAIGFFIIAGACFERLQAEGSLKKAVKPVAVLLLLLCAAMAFQRNRDWMNDYTLFASGVKNDPASAEARFNLGTALLQDKNDSEAARREWEAALSLDPRHADALMQMGTYAAMTGDLRKAEQFYLSALAAPPGRSDPDKCMAHFNLGKIYEKQRRPQEALQQYELFLNYVSLRYNEYTPVAAQRAAHLRIGVTKNK, from the coding sequence ATGAATACCTCGGTTAATGTACGTATCTCACAGAAGCGTACGCTGTTATCTGTTCTGGTAATCCTATTGGTCGCCGGTGGTATCTATGCCAACAGCCTTTCCAATGGCTTCGTCCTGGACGATGAACTAATTATCGCGGGTAATCCCGCAACCCGCCATTTGAGCGGCATCGGCGATGTGCTCTTTTCTCCCGATGTCATTAAACCCTATTACCGTCCCCTGAACCGCGCAAGCTACCTGATCGACTACCAGTTGTTCGGCCTCAATCCCGCCTGGTTTCACGCAATCAACATCATCATCCACGCGCTGAGTGCGGTCCTGCTGTATCTGGTCGCCTCCCGTCTGCTGGCTGACAACTACGCCGCTCTGTTCGCGGCGCTGCTGTTCGCGGTGCATCCCGCCAACAGCGAAGCGATCAATTTCATTTCAGCACGGAACACGCTCCTGGCGGGATGCTTCAGCCTTGCGTCGCTGCTCGCCTTCATGAAGGCCCGCGAGAAGGGCGTACGCCTGCCTTTCCTTTCGGCGTTTCTGTTCTTTCTCGGACTTCTCAGCAAGGAGACCGCGTTCATGCTGCTTGTAGTAATCGCCGTTTACACGTTCTCCCCGTCTCCCTGGTTTGTCGGGAAAAAGCTGCGGGACCGGTTGATCTCTCTGGTCCCGTATCTGGCCGCGGTGGTTGTTTATTTCGCGATGCGTTTCTATTCTCTGCAGGGCATGTTCGGGACCGACATCACCGGCGGAAATCTCTTCAGCCGTCTCGCGATGAATTATCACATCATTCCCCAATATATCGGACTGCTGTTGTTCCCGATTGACCTGACAATTTTTCATACAGCGTTAAAGGGAGGTTTCGCGACGCATCTCGCAATATGGATAGCGCTTTTCATTGCGGTCTGGCTCTGGCTGGTGGCGCGCCGGCGCAATCAAGCAGCCCTGTTCGGCCTGGTTTGGTGCGTGGTCAATTATGCGCCGATATCCAATATTGTTCCGATCCCGAGCGAGGCATTTACCGAGCGATTTCTGTACATGCCTGCGATCGGGTTCTTCATTATTGCGGGCGCGTGCTTTGAACGTCTTCAGGCTGAAGGCAGTCTTAAAAAGGCTGTAAAGCCCGTTGCGGTCCTTCTGTTGCTGCTGTGCGCCGCAATGGCCTTCCAGCGGAACCGTGACTGGATGAATGATTACACCCTGTTTGCGAGCGGAGTAAAGAACGACCCCGCCTCAGCTGAGGCCCGCTTCAATCTCGGCACTGCCCTTTTGCAGGATAAAAACGATAGCGAGGCGGCACGCCGGGAATGGGAAGCAGCGCTGAGCCTGGACCCCCGCCACGCGGATGCGCTTATGCAGATGGGGACCTATGCGGCAATGACGGGTGACCTGCGGAAGGCCGAGCAGTTTTACCTGTCAGCATTAGCCGCGCCTCCCGGCAGGAGCGACCCGGACAAGTGCATGGCGCATTTCAATCTGGGAAAAATTTATGAAAAGCAGCGGCGGCCCCAAGAGGCCCTGCAGCAATATGAATTGTTCCTCAACTATGTCAGCCTGCGCTATAATGAATATACGCCTGTTGCTGCACAAAGGGCGGCACATTTGCGTATTGGAGTTACTAAGAATAAGTAA
- a CDS encoding YfhO family protein: MDKLYKQKSLLLFHKLLPAIQKHKLSFIWVSAIAVGTLLPAALSLASGHTLVWRDTSKLFQPIRPLIVEALRNFQLPLWNPHEALGIPLFAQMMHGVLHPISVMGAFLFPQAGMDVFILIYIMLAALGSALLARILGASWGAAAITGFGYGLSGYVLGMGSIIQYLCAAASAPWALIGLRMAGENRRFGIVAAASAIAVLHFAGDPEWSIIAIILGIALAIEAGGRRGLIYALLGIAIGTALAGIQLIPTMAYFREASRAIELDPLDRMQWALAPWRIVEFIVPGFFGSPGIGLEKWSVFMWLGGLVRSGFEMPFVPSVFVGAGILVLAAAGLSHSRVTRIFGIASLILLWLALGTNAGAEQLLHYIPIWGKFRYSEKLVGPLTLCLSILAAFGADRLSNQPSRFRAVLAGAAGIACLLLSIFIANWQGFELFFLETAARDAAPSLRHNLATGLVHAALMLLAITCLIAAARRWHHVRVHFPAAAAGLVFLQLSLAAPFAMHTGERAVRDDHPLSQIANTGELPRIATPLERNYLYPAELNQFDAQIGVQSHMGVPSYNVPSHIDQLDTYTGLRPRRFELLLRTLSKEFGVQSVLALRRYAVTHMMIKNPYFEDETAVANAASAGGVKVLNNNEWGFSGWKVPHRPWTFFAEQMVIARGEKEALNTLVETLERGGSTVVLEDAPQSNELAAGQVLDIVRSSDALRIEATSRANGILVVNDSYWPGWRATIDGKDVPIWRADFIVRAMPWPAGHHVLEMKYDPPEVRIGWLISLLGAIALIAASVFELRRKRS; this comes from the coding sequence ATGGATAAATTATATAAACAGAAAAGTCTTCTCTTGTTTCACAAGTTGTTGCCGGCAATTCAGAAGCACAAGCTTTCCTTCATATGGGTTTCAGCCATAGCTGTCGGGACACTCCTGCCCGCGGCACTGTCTCTCGCATCGGGCCACACGCTGGTTTGGCGTGATACTTCGAAACTGTTTCAGCCTATCCGGCCTCTCATTGTGGAAGCGTTGAGAAATTTTCAACTGCCGCTGTGGAACCCCCATGAAGCTCTCGGCATCCCGCTTTTCGCGCAAATGATGCATGGCGTCCTTCATCCAATATCAGTGATGGGGGCCTTCCTGTTTCCTCAAGCCGGCATGGATGTTTTTATTCTTATCTACATCATGCTTGCTGCCCTGGGGAGCGCGCTGCTGGCACGCATTCTCGGCGCTTCATGGGGAGCGGCCGCCATTACAGGCTTCGGCTACGGACTCTCGGGATACGTGCTGGGCATGGGCTCGATCATCCAGTATCTGTGCGCGGCCGCCAGCGCCCCGTGGGCTCTCATCGGATTGCGCATGGCAGGAGAAAATCGGCGCTTCGGGATTGTTGCTGCGGCGTCCGCCATTGCTGTCCTCCATTTTGCCGGAGACCCCGAGTGGTCGATTATAGCCATTATACTCGGCATTGCTTTGGCGATTGAGGCGGGCGGGCGGCGGGGTCTCATCTACGCATTACTCGGTATTGCGATCGGAACCGCGCTCGCCGGGATCCAGTTGATACCAACAATGGCATATTTCCGCGAAGCGTCTCGTGCCATTGAACTTGACCCCCTTGACCGCATGCAATGGGCGCTTGCGCCCTGGAGAATCGTCGAATTTATCGTTCCGGGTTTTTTTGGCAGTCCCGGTATAGGATTGGAAAAATGGTCTGTATTCATGTGGCTCGGCGGACTTGTCCGGTCCGGGTTCGAAATGCCCTTTGTTCCAAGTGTCTTTGTAGGGGCGGGCATTCTGGTATTGGCCGCAGCGGGCCTCTCACATTCACGCGTAACCCGAATATTCGGCATTGCCTCGCTCATACTTTTGTGGCTTGCGCTCGGGACCAATGCCGGGGCCGAACAGCTTCTGCATTACATTCCGATCTGGGGTAAATTTCGTTACTCGGAAAAGTTGGTTGGGCCTCTGACGCTTTGTCTTTCGATCCTTGCCGCGTTCGGCGCAGATCGGTTATCAAACCAACCTTCGCGGTTTCGGGCAGTTCTTGCGGGCGCTGCAGGTATTGCGTGCCTGCTCTTATCCATATTCATAGCGAATTGGCAGGGCTTCGAGCTATTCTTCCTGGAGACCGCTGCGCGTGATGCGGCTCCCTCTCTTCGACATAATCTTGCAACCGGGCTTGTGCATGCCGCTCTGATGCTCCTCGCGATCACATGCCTTATTGCCGCCGCCCGTCGTTGGCATCACGTACGGGTTCACTTCCCTGCGGCAGCTGCCGGGCTGGTTTTTTTACAATTGTCGCTTGCCGCTCCGTTTGCGATGCACACCGGGGAGCGCGCTGTCCGTGATGATCATCCCTTGTCACAGATTGCAAATACCGGAGAACTCCCAAGAATAGCAACACCGCTCGAAAGAAACTATCTTTACCCGGCAGAACTCAATCAATTCGATGCCCAGATCGGCGTTCAGTCGCACATGGGAGTGCCTTCCTATAATGTTCCGTCACACATTGATCAGCTGGACACCTATACCGGCTTACGACCCCGGCGTTTCGAATTGCTCCTCCGCACGTTATCTAAAGAGTTCGGGGTTCAGTCCGTTCTTGCCTTGCGGCGTTATGCAGTCACGCACATGATGATCAAGAATCCTTATTTTGAGGATGAAACCGCAGTTGCAAATGCAGCGAGCGCGGGAGGGGTGAAGGTATTAAACAACAATGAATGGGGTTTTTCGGGATGGAAGGTGCCTCATCGTCCCTGGACGTTTTTTGCGGAGCAGATGGTGATCGCCCGAGGTGAAAAGGAGGCACTCAATACCCTCGTTGAAACGCTGGAGCGCGGGGGATCAACAGTAGTTCTCGAAGATGCGCCGCAATCGAACGAGTTAGCCGCAGGACAGGTTCTTGATATTGTGCGAAGCAGCGACGCTTTAAGGATCGAGGCCACGTCCCGCGCCAACGGCATTCTTGTTGTCAACGACTCGTATTGGCCCGGCTGGAGGGCAACCATCGACGGGAAAGACGTGCCGATATGGCGCGCTGATTTCATCGTTCGCGCCATGCCATGGCCTGCGGGCCATCATGTGCTCGAGATGAAGTATGATCCACCGGAGGTGCGGATAGGATGGCTCATCAGCTTGCTTGGCGCTATCGCGCTTATTGCAGCGTCGGTTTTTGAGTTGAGAAGAAAACGATCATAA
- a CDS encoding cytochrome C, which translates to MHNSVDGMQINPLAPAYLLRQQDPSSTCLSCHEHAGDPGPTTYHVSTPVNELLPGIPPKQLTPAGDFGWLNKTFSWVSNPTSATAYSYGERHGHNIVAADYMYDADSTNTTAPGGTYPANSLGCISCHDPHGKYRRNLDGSITTTGRPIADSGSFASSRDPDSGMSVGVYRMLGGQNYRPKSLIGGLAFVNDPPAAVAPDQPNRSEAATQTRVAYGAGMSEWCINCHPNMQGGGMTGHHIAGSTAKLGAVKADNYAKYVKTGDLSGSWATSYLSLVPFEEGTTDYSTLKAHAKTDDSVLVGPNGTTSQVMCLTCHRAHASGWDHMTKWNTGTDYIVYNGYYSQEGQAYQPYGQGRTEAEATRPYYDKPAGKFALNQDALCNKCHNGNYRGM; encoded by the coding sequence ATGCATAACTCCGTCGACGGCATGCAGATCAATCCGCTTGCGCCCGCCTATCTCCTGAGACAGCAGGACCCCAGCTCCACCTGCCTGTCCTGCCACGAGCACGCGGGAGATCCCGGCCCCACGACGTACCATGTCAGCACGCCGGTCAATGAACTCCTGCCGGGCATACCCCCGAAGCAGCTCACTCCGGCTGGAGATTTCGGATGGCTTAATAAGACATTCTCGTGGGTTTCAAACCCAACTTCAGCCACGGCCTATAGCTATGGAGAGCGGCACGGGCACAATATCGTGGCAGCTGATTATATGTACGATGCCGACAGCACAAATACCACTGCCCCGGGCGGCACCTATCCCGCGAATAGCCTTGGCTGCATCAGCTGCCATGATCCCCATGGAAAATACCGGCGGAATCTGGACGGCTCAATAACGACGACAGGGCGTCCTATCGCCGATTCAGGCTCCTTCGCTTCCAGCCGCGATCCCGACAGCGGCATGTCAGTCGGTGTTTACCGGATGCTGGGCGGACAGAACTATCGGCCCAAGTCACTGATCGGCGGTCTGGCCTTTGTGAACGACCCGCCCGCCGCCGTGGCGCCGGACCAGCCCAACCGGTCGGAGGCAGCAACGCAGACCCGCGTTGCTTATGGGGCCGGGATGTCGGAGTGGTGCATAAACTGCCACCCCAACATGCAAGGCGGAGGAATGACGGGCCACCACATCGCGGGCTCCACGGCAAAGCTCGGCGCCGTGAAGGCGGACAACTACGCCAAATATGTCAAGACCGGCGATCTCTCGGGATCGTGGGCAACTTCCTATCTTTCGCTCGTTCCCTTCGAAGAGGGAACAACGGACTATTCAACCCTCAAGGCCCATGCAAAGACCGATGATTCGGTGCTCGTCGGTCCCAACGGAACGACCTCCCAGGTGATGTGTCTTACCTGCCACCGGGCGCACGCATCAGGGTGGGACCACATGACGAAGTGGAACACCGGGACCGACTACATCGTTTATAACGGATATTATTCTCAGGAGGGACAAGCGTATCAGCCCTACGGGCAGGGACGAACGGAAGCCGAAGCAACGCGGCCGTATTATGACAAACCCGCGGGAAAATTCGCCCTGAACCAGGACGCCCTCTGCAATAAATGCCATAACGGAAACTACAGGGGCATGTGA
- a CDS encoding tetratricopeptide repeat protein yields MQRTRLVKYSLAAATALLTFIVYLPALRNEFVNWDDMRYIVENPDIRSFDAAFFRWAFLGFHIGNWHPLTWISHALDYAIWGLNPLGHHLTNIILHAVNTAFVVVLALKLLDFMRERSAQNGAASFLNNRTILIAAGATGLLFGIHPVHVESVAWVAERKDLLCALFFLLSIIWYAHYVSSKTYKTYMLTLGFFVLALMSKPMAVSLPVVLLILDWHPFSRIRSLRTAGVSFVEKLPFILLSIASSVLTILAQRTEGAMASTEVVPLSIRMLVAAKSLILYLGKMIVPMDLIPFYPYPKDVSPASFAYLSTLALMIAITAACVIIAKRNRSWLSAWGYYVVTLLPALGIVQVGAQAMADRYTYLPSLGPFLIIGSIAAWTSAKIQERWGVSRQRLLNAGVLLIFGLLSYATIQQTRIWHDSVTFWSYELEKEPDANIAYVNRGEAFAKRGQLDKAIRDFTEAISRKPSDYKAFYNRGILFSKLNLVSQALADYSEAIALKPSYYDAYNSRGALYAKREQFDKALADYTAAISIDPSRSQAYMNRGLTYDRAGQVDKARADFDKAIALDPNNADAYYNRGLFFNKAGRLDAALADLDRAITLNPGDPDAYYNRGVVFQKTGQVDKADQDFLLWKEHSASQ; encoded by the coding sequence GTGCAACGAACCCGGCTCGTTAAATATTCTCTTGCTGCTGCGACAGCCCTGCTGACGTTTATCGTCTATCTTCCGGCCCTTCGCAATGAATTCGTGAACTGGGATGATATGCGGTATATTGTCGAAAACCCCGATATTCGTTCATTCGATGCGGCGTTTTTTCGATGGGCGTTCCTTGGTTTCCATATAGGCAACTGGCACCCTCTCACCTGGATATCCCATGCCCTTGACTACGCAATCTGGGGACTGAATCCCCTGGGGCATCACCTGACGAACATCATCCTGCATGCAGTCAACACCGCTTTCGTTGTTGTGCTGGCCCTGAAGCTGCTCGATTTTATGAGGGAGCGGTCAGCACAGAATGGTGCCGCCTCATTCCTGAACAACCGGACGATCCTGATAGCGGCGGGAGCGACGGGACTGTTGTTCGGCATCCATCCCGTGCATGTGGAATCCGTGGCCTGGGTCGCGGAGCGGAAGGACCTGTTGTGCGCATTATTTTTTCTGCTGAGTATCATCTGGTATGCGCACTATGTGTCCTCTAAGACGTATAAGACCTATATGCTCACTCTCGGGTTTTTCGTCCTTGCACTGATGAGCAAGCCCATGGCGGTGAGCCTTCCCGTGGTGCTGCTGATCCTGGACTGGCATCCGTTCAGCAGGATCCGGTCTCTCAGAACAGCAGGGGTCTCTTTTGTCGAGAAACTTCCCTTTATCTTGCTCAGTATTGCGTCATCGGTCCTGACTATTCTTGCACAGAGGACGGAAGGGGCCATGGCATCAACTGAGGTCGTCCCCTTGTCCATCCGAATGCTCGTTGCGGCAAAATCCCTTATCCTGTATTTGGGGAAGATGATCGTGCCAATGGATCTGATCCCCTTCTACCCCTATCCGAAGGATGTATCGCCCGCCTCGTTCGCGTATCTTTCAACGCTTGCCCTGATGATCGCGATCACGGCGGCCTGCGTGATCATTGCAAAAAGAAATCGCTCCTGGCTCTCGGCATGGGGATATTATGTCGTGACCCTGCTCCCCGCGCTCGGCATTGTCCAGGTGGGGGCGCAGGCCATGGCGGACCGGTATACGTATCTGCCCAGCCTCGGACCGTTCCTGATCATTGGTTCAATCGCGGCCTGGACCTCGGCCAAAATCCAGGAACGATGGGGAGTGAGCAGACAACGCTTGTTGAACGCCGGAGTCCTGCTTATATTCGGTCTTCTGTCTTATGCTACAATACAGCAGACCCGGATATGGCATGACAGCGTAACCTTCTGGAGCTATGAACTGGAAAAAGAGCCTGATGCGAATATCGCCTATGTGAACCGGGGGGAGGCCTTCGCGAAGCGTGGTCAGTTGGACAAGGCGATCAGGGATTTCACAGAGGCGATTTCCCGAAAACCGTCCGATTATAAGGCATTCTACAACCGGGGCATCCTGTTCTCGAAATTGAACCTCGTTTCTCAGGCGCTGGCCGACTACAGCGAGGCGATTGCGCTGAAACCGTCGTATTATGATGCCTATAATAGCCGGGGCGCGTTGTATGCAAAACGGGAACAGTTTGACAAGGCACTTGCGGATTACACTGCGGCGATCTCGATCGATCCATCGCGCAGCCAGGCGTACATGAACAGAGGTCTGACGTATGACAGGGCGGGGCAGGTGGACAAAGCGCGTGCGGATTTCGATAAGGCGATAGCCCTCGATCCAAACAATGCCGATGCCTATTACAACCGGGGATTGTTCTTCAACAAGGCAGGAAGGCTCGATGCCGCGCTCGCGGACCTGGACCGGGCCATCACTCTGAATCCGGGAGATCCTGATGCCTATTACAATCGGGGGGTGGTGTTTCAGAAAACGGGACAGGTCGATAAGGCAGATCAAGACTTTCTGCTCTGGAAGGAACATTCTGCAAGTCAATAA
- a CDS encoding cytochrome C, which translates to MKIKFSIIMVAAIAIICGLSGTSFAFHSGGVAECEGCHSMHNSFEGTTNVTGRTFAQGTGPYLLKANDQGGTCLNCHNAADTVATSYHISTNGITAYDSTVPVEMTPGGDFAWLKKTMSFIVRGNTNTQVGDHKGHSIVAADYGYAADPDLTVAPGGTYPAGNLACSSCHDPHGRYRRDATGAYATTGLPIFNSGSYTSSKDPIAGVAAVGAYRILGGNGYLPKSLALSGTPAFTVDPMDVVVASTYNRSEATSQTGIAYGKNVAEWCANCHTGMLQGTYTSGMAGLRHPAGNGAKLTADIVANYNAYVSSGIMTNTGNAFSTLAPFATDTNDRTVLKSAATNTTTRVATTGDNVTCLSCHRAHATAFESMLRFAYSNEFMTAADSTNAAIYDSVNGKGTGYSVAQQTNAYYGRPATAFGPNARVFCNKCHAKD; encoded by the coding sequence ATGAAGATCAAATTTAGTATTATCATGGTCGCAGCAATCGCGATCATATGCGGACTCAGCGGAACAAGCTTCGCGTTCCATAGCGGCGGCGTCGCAGAGTGCGAAGGCTGCCATTCGATGCACAACAGCTTCGAGGGTACGACCAACGTCACCGGCCGCACCTTTGCACAGGGCACGGGCCCCTATCTCTTGAAGGCCAATGACCAGGGCGGCACCTGCCTCAACTGCCACAACGCGGCTGATACAGTAGCCACCAGCTACCACATCTCCACGAACGGCATCACCGCCTATGACAGCACCGTACCGGTCGAAATGACCCCGGGCGGCGACTTCGCCTGGCTCAAGAAGACCATGAGCTTCATTGTTCGCGGCAACACCAATACCCAGGTCGGCGATCACAAGGGCCACAGCATCGTAGCCGCTGACTATGGCTATGCTGCAGACCCCGACCTTACCGTAGCGCCGGGCGGCACTTATCCGGCCGGCAACCTGGCCTGCTCCTCCTGCCATGATCCTCATGGCCGCTATCGCCGCGACGCAACGGGCGCCTATGCCACCACGGGTCTCCCGATCTTCAACAGCGGCTCCTACACCAGCAGCAAAGACCCGATCGCGGGCGTTGCCGCAGTCGGCGCATACCGTATCCTCGGCGGCAATGGCTATCTGCCGAAGTCCCTTGCCCTCTCCGGGACACCGGCCTTCACGGTCGATCCGATGGATGTCGTTGTTGCCTCGACCTACAACCGTTCAGAAGCAACCAGCCAGACCGGTATCGCCTATGGTAAGAACGTAGCTGAGTGGTGCGCAAACTGCCACACCGGCATGCTCCAGGGCACCTATACCTCCGGCATGGCAGGCCTTCGTCACCCGGCCGGCAACGGCGCCAAGCTGACCGCGGACATCGTGGCCAACTACAACGCCTATGTCTCCTCGGGCATCATGACCAACACAGGGAATGCGTTCAGCACCCTGGCGCCGTTTGCAACAGACACCAATGATCGTACAGTCCTCAAGTCAGCGGCTACAAACACCACGACCAGAGTTGCAACCACGGGCGACAACGTAACCTGCCTCTCCTGTCACCGCGCACATGCGACGGCCTTCGAGAGCATGCTCCGTTTCGCCTACAGCAACGAGTTCATGACCGCAGCAGACTCCACCAACGCCGCGATCTACGACTCAGTCAACGGCAAGGGCACTGGCTACAGCGTAGCGCAGCAGACAAATGCATACTATGGCCGTCCGGCCACAGCATTCGGGCCGAACGCCCGCGTGTTCTGCAACAAGTGCCACGCGAAAGACTAA